Below is a genomic region from Pyxidicoccus trucidator.
GTGGAGCGCCGAGCCGGAGCGGCTGGCGGCGCTGCTGCAGCGCGAGCGTGGCGCGCTGGTGGAAGTCGTGCTGCGCGCGCTGCCGGGCGCGCTGGCGGACGCGGTGCGCACCCACCTGCCGCCCTCGCGGGTGAAGCTCTCCCGCGAGGTGCGCCCCCAGGTGCTGGACATCGTCCGGTGGAAGCTGGAGGAGGTGCTGGCGCGCGAGGCGGCGGCGCAGCAGGCCGCGGGCTTCAAGTTCTCCGACGTGCTCAACCTGCAGCAGCGCGAGCTGCTCACCGTCTGCGACAGGCTGGGCGCGCGCGTGCTGGGGCCGGCCATGGCGGGCCTTCCCGACGGCGAGCGCGAGGCCCTCTTCGAGCCGCTGCCGCCGGACCTGCGCCTGCTGGCCAACAAGTCCGTGGCGGCCAACGCCCCGCGCAAGCTGCCGGAGGAGGACGCGCGCGCGCAGCTGGAGCTGCATGAGGGGCTGAAGAACCTGGGCGGCGCCATCCGCAGCGCGGGTGTGCAGCGGCTGTCTCGCGCGTGCGTGGCGCAGTCTCCGGAGTTCGCCGCGCGCATGCTGGAGAAGCACCGCGGCGAGTTCGGCGGCCTCATCGCGAAGTGGGTGCGCGAGGAGCGCATCCGCCCCACCGCCCGGGGCGACGGCGGCCGCACCGACATCGTCATGGACCTGGAGCGGCTGGCCACGCGCGGCCTCATCGAGCGCCCGGTGCGCCTGGCGTCGCCGCCTCCGCCCCGCCAGTCCGCGGTGCTCCCGCCGCCGCCGGGCGCGCGCCGGGCCGCCGCCGCCGCTGCTGCGCCTTCCCGTGCGGCCCCGTCCGTCCCGGAGGCGCCTCGCGCGTCCGTGCGCGGCCCCGCCGTGTCCCGGCAGCAGCCCCGCTCGTCCATGGCCGGCCCCGCCGCGTCCCGGCAGGAGCCCGCCGTCCGCCGTGACGCCATGGCCGAGCGCGCGGCCCGGAACGCGGGGGCCCTCTCCGGCCGCGAGCCCTCCCGCGTCTCGCCCGGGGTGAAGGCGGGCGCGCAGGATGGCTCGGCCGTGCACCGGGTGCCGCCCCGCCGTGAGAACTCCATCGCCACGCCCGCCGCCGGGGGCCGCCGTGAGGGTGGGCCCGAGCCCCGGCCGTCGCGGGCCGTGAAGGGAGACCCGGAGGGCGCCCGCATCGGCCCGCCGCCCTCGCGCCTGGGCCTGCGCGGCGCCCAGCGCTCCGAGGGCCCTCCGACGAATGCCGAGCCCGGCCGGGAGCGCTCCCGCGTCTCGGGCGGCGAGTCCTCGCGGGTGCAGCCGCGCGAGGGCGGCGAGGCCTCGCGAGTGCAGCAGCGCCCGCCCGAGGAGCTGTCCCGTGCCTCCCGGATGCGGCCCCGCGCCGAGCCGGAGCCCGAGTCCCGGCCGCCCCGTGAGGACCCGGAGGGCTCGCGGGTGTTCCGCTCGCGCGGCTCCATCCCCGCGGCCCGGCCCGGGGCCAAGGCAGGGGGCCCCCGGGAGGAGGCTCCGCCGGAGCGGCCTCCCCGGGTGCTGGCCGGGCGGGCGACCACGTCCCCGGGCCAGGGGGCGGCCCCCCCGGGCCCAGGCACAGGGGAGGGCACGTCGGTGCAGCGCCGGCCCCGCTCGACGTCGGGGACGGACCGTCCGGTGCCTCCGGGCGCGGGTGGGCGTGGACCGAAGGGCGGAACGCGCTAGCATCCGGGCCTCAAGGAGCACCGCATGGCTATCGGCAAGGTGATCAAAGGTGACGGGACGGTCGAGCCGGGCCTCGCGTCGGAGCGGCCCGTGCTGCGGCCCCCTCGCGCCGGCGTGATGAACGCCGAGGTCTTCGAGGCCCGGCAGGGCGCGCAGTCCATTCTCGAGGACGCCCAGCGCGAGAAGGAGCGCATCCTCGCCGAGGCCCAGCGCGAGCGTGAGGAGCTGCTGGCGAAGACGCGGGATCAGGGCCGCCAGGAGGGCCTGGCGCAGGCCACCGAAATCATCCTCCGCGCGAAGATGCAGGCCGGGGAGCTGCTCGGCAACAACGAGAGGGACGTCATCGCGCTGGCGCTGCGGATGGCGGAGAAGATCATCGGCCGCAGCCTGGAGAAGGACCCGGACCTGATGGTGGAGCTGTGCGCGGCGGCCATCGACAACCTGCGCAGCGCGCGGGCCATGGTGCTGCGGGTGCACCCGAAGACGGCGGCGGTGCTGCGCGCCAAGAAGCCGGTCCTCATGGAGCTGATTGGCCGGGCGGTGGACCTGGCCATCAAGGAGGACCCGGAGGTGGCCCCCGTGGGCTGCATCGTCCAGACGGAGTTCGGCACGGTGGACGCGCAGCTGCCCACCCAGCTCGAGATGCTCCAGAACGTCCTCCTTCCGGACCCGAACGGCCGGAAGGAAGGGCCGGCCTGAGAGGGCGACCATGGCCATCGACCTCGCGCATTACTTCGACCTCATCAAGGAAGCGCAGGTGGTGCGCGTCCGGGGCCGCGTCACCGAGCTGACCGGCCTCATCATCAAGGCCAGCGTCCCCAACGTGCGCGTGGGTGAGCTGGTGCTCATCAAGACCCGCAACCGCACCGCGGTGAAGGCGGAGGTGGTGGGCTTCCAGGGCGACGAGGTCATGCTCATGCCCCTGGGCGAGCTGCAGGGCATCGGCCCGGACAGCGAGGTGGTGCCCACCGGAAAGCCGCTGAGCATCAAGTGCGGCGAGGGGTTGCTCGGCCGTGTCCTCAACGGCATCGGCGAGCCCATGGACGGCAGCCCTCTGCCCGACGAGGGGCTCATCGACTGGTCCGTGGACCGCGACTGCCCGGACCCCTTCACCCGCCAGCGAATCGAGAAGCCGCTGCCCCTGGGCGTGCGCTGCATCGACGGGCTGCTCACCGTGGGCGAGGGCCAGCGCGTGGGCCTCTTCGCCGGCTCCGGCGTCGGCAAGTCCACGCTGATGGGACAGATAGCGCGCAACACGACGGCGGACCTGTGCGTCGTGGCCCTCATCGGCGAGCGTGGCCGCGAGGTGCGCGAGTTCATCGAGGACGCCATGGGCGAGGAGGGCATGAAGCGCTCCGTGCTGGTGTGCGCCACCTCGGACCAGCCCAGCCTCGTGCGCCTCCGCGCCGCCTACGTGGCCACGGCCATCGCCGAGTACTTCCGCGAGCGCGGCGGCAACGTGCTCTTCATGCTCGACACGGTGACACGTCTGGCCCGTGCCCAGCGTGAGATTGGCCTCGCTGTCGGTGAGCCCCCGGCCCGCCAGGGCTACCCGCCGAGTGTGTTCTCCATGCTGCCGCGCATCCTGGAGCGCACGGGCAACTCGCTGAAGGGCAAGTGCACCGCCATCTACACGTGCCTCGTGGCCGGCGGTGACATGGAAGAGCCCATCGCCGACGAGGTCCGCGGTATTCTCGACGGCCACTTCATCCTCAACCGCGCCCTGGGCGAGCGCAACCAGTGGCCCGCCATGGACGTGCTGGCCAGCCTCAGCCGTGTGATGAGCGGCATCGTCAGCAAGGAGCACAAGAAGGCCGCGGGCACCCTGCGCGAGCTGCTCTCCACGTATGAGAAGCAGCGGGACCTCATCCTCCTGGGCGCCTACCAGTACGGCACGGACCCCCGCACGGACCGGGCCATTGACAAGTACGACGCCATCATCGACTTCCTGAAGCAGGACACCCACTCCAACTCCCAATTCGAGGACACGGTGGCCCAGCTCATCGCCCTGTTCGAGGACTGACGCCGGGCCGGGGGTGCGCGGCTGGAATTCCGGGTTAGGATGGCGCCACCATGCCCCCGTATCGGTTGCAAGTGCTTCAGGACATGCGCGCCCGCGCCAAGGAGGAGGCCGAGCAGGCCTTCGCCGCGTCCGTCGAGGCCCTGAAGAAGGAGAAGGTGGAGCTCCAGCGGCTCATCGACGAGCTGGAGCGCCGCAAGCGCGAGCGCAAGGAGAAGGTGGCCGCGTACCTCAAGGAGGTCATGGCCAAGGGCGCCGGCATCAACGGCATGAACATGATGAGCCGCTTCGAGCAGCGCCTGAAGGACGAGGAGGCGCAGGTGGCGCTGGAGGTGGAGCGCCAGCGGGAGGCGGTGAAGGTGGCCGAGCGGGTGATGGAGCAGCGCCGCCAGGCGATGGCGGACGCTACCATGGAGCTCAAGGCCATCGAGAAGCACAAGGAGACCTGGCAGAAGCAGGTGAAGCACGAGCGCCAGCAGCGTGAGGAGCTGAGCCAGGAGGAGATTGGCAATGCCTTGTTCCTGGCTCGGCAGCGCAAGTAACCTGCCGCCACCCCTTCCCTCGGGAAAGACGTCATGAGCCGAGTCGACGACGACCGCGATGCAGCGCGCCTGGCTGAGCGCATCATGCAGGAGAAGAAGCTCGCCGAGGGCCAGTCCAAGAAGCGCCAGGAGGGCGCCTCCGCCTTCCAGAAGCTGATGCAGCAGCCCTCCGCGCCCCCCGGTGCGCCCCAGACGCCGGCCCCGCCGCAGGGCGGCCTGGCCCGCTCCGTGCTGGCGAAGGCGATGCAGCAGGGGAAGACCTTCGGCGAGAAGATCCAGCAGCCGGGCGGCGAGGCCACGTCCCAGGCGGCCCGGCAGTCGGAGACGGGGGCCTCGGAGGCCCGCTCCGGCTCGCGCGCGGCGGGTGCGAAGGAGGACAAGCGCACCTCCGAGACGCGCGACAAGGACATGTCCAAGGCGGAGTCCGCCCTGGGGCAGGTCAGCGCGGAGAAGGGCGCCGCCATCCGGGCGGACGCCGACGCGGGCGGCGGCAAGGGCAGCGGCGGGGGCGGGAAGGACAAGAAGGAGGGCGGGACGGAGATGGGCCCGGGCTTCCGCTTCAACCCCGCGCTGATGGCCCCGGTGCCGGTGGCCAAGCCCAAGGACATGGCGGGCTCCGAGCGACTGCGCGCCCTGGCCAGCGAGATTGCCCAGAAGATTGTCGACCGCATCCGCGTGGGCACCAACGCCGCCGGCAACGCCGAGTTCCAGATTGATTTGCGCGGCGACGTCATGAACGGCCTGTCCATCAAGGTCAGCGCGCGCAACGGGAAGATTTCGGCCACCTTCAGCGGCTCCAACCGCGAGGTCCTCAAGCAGTTGGAGGAGCAGAGTGAGGGGCTGCGCACCGCGCTGGGCGGCCGTGGCCTGAGGCTGGAGGACCTGAAGTTCGAGGCGAAGACATGAGCGTGGAGCCCGACGACGACGGGCCCGGCGTCCACGAGCGGACGATGCTCGTGGACCTCCGCGAGCTGAAGGCCCGTCCGGAGCGCCAGGAGCGTGTCGAGCGCTCGGAGCGTGTCGAGCGCCCGGAGCGCGTCGAGCGCTCGGAGCGTGTCGAACGTCCCGAGCGCGTGGAACGGCCGGAGCGCCAGGAGCGCTTCCCGGAGCGTCCCGTGCGGCCGGAGCGTCCCTGGCGTCCGTTCACCTTCCGGAACCTCGAGAAGGTGTCGCGGGCCCAGGGGCTGCTGGCGGAGCGGCTTCGCTGGCTGACGCCGGAGCGGGGGACGCTCGCCGCGGTGGGTACGCGGCTGAAGGAGCTCTTCGACGCCCCGGTGCAGCTGTCGCTGGAGTCCGTGCAGGTGCGTCCCCTGGGGGAGCTGCGGCGCTTCCTGGGTGACCCGACGTTCCTGGCGGTGCTGGCGCCGGGCGCGCTCCAGGGGCGGGCGGTGCTGGAGGTGGAGCTGGCCCTGGCGCACGCGGCGGTGGACCTGCTGCTGGGCGGGGCAGGGGAGATGGTGGGCCTGCGGCCGCTGACGGACATCGAGGAGGGCGTGATGGGCTACGTCGTCCTCGAGGCCCTCAAGGTCCTGGTGCCTGCGCTGCAGCAGGCGGTGCCGCGCCCCCGGCTGGACGGCGTGGCGCGGGGCGTGGACGAGGTGTCCGCGCGCCTGGGCGACGACGGGCCCATGCTGGCCGTCCACCTGCACGCCACGCTGGGGCCGCATGGCGGCATGGTTCGGCTGGTGGTGCCCGCGGCGGTGCTGGAGGCGGCGGAGCCGGTGGTGGAGAGCGCCCAGCGGCGCGCCCGGCTGAAGGTGGACCTGGAGACGAACGCCAGCCGGCTGTCGGCGGTGCGCAGCTGGCTGCGGGCGGAGATTGGCACGGCGGAGATTTCGGCCCAGGACCTGGCCAGCCTGCGTGTGAAGGACGTGCTGCTGGTGGACGCGCTGTCGGCGCGGCCGGACCGGGGCGAGGACGGGACGGCGCAGCTGCGGGTGGGCTCGGGGCGGGCGGGGAGGGCGGAGGCGGAGGTGTTCATCGAGAATGGGCGCTACCGGGCGCGCATCACCGACATCGTCCCCGGGGAGCCGGGCCACCCGCGCTCGGCCGGTGAAGAAGGGGCGGAAGAAGAAGAGGACTTCACCAACCCGGAGCTGGACGTACCTCCGGAACTCGAAGGGGCGGCCTTGGACGACGTGAACAAGCCGGACGGAAGCGACCTGCTCGGGGACGTGCCCCTGCAGATTGCCGTGGAGCTGGCGCGCGTGCCCGTCACGGCGCAGCAGGTGGTGGGGATGCGGGCGGGCCAGGTGTTGGAGCTGAACCGTGGCCCCGGCGAGCCGGTGGAGCTGTCGGTCAACGGCAAGGTGGTGGCCCGGGGTGAGCTGGTGGAGGTGGAGGGCCAGCTCGGCGTGCGCATCATCAACCTGGCGGGGTGAGGCCCCCCGCGGGTCCGGGGAGGGGCAGGCGGGCAGCCGGGCGGGGCCCGTGGCGGTCCTTCCCCCAATGAACTAGCCTCGCCCCCAACCATGGCAGTCCTCCGTCCTTCCCTCATGCGCCTGTGGCTCGGTGCCGCGCTGGTGCTCACGCCGCCCGCCGTCCTGGCGCAGGCTCCATCCTCGGCGGCCGCGCCGGCTACCGCGGCGGAGCCGTCAACGAAGGGCGTGCCCCCGGACGTCGTGCAGGCCGCGCCCGGAGCCGGGCAGAAGGCCGCGCCCGCCGTGCAGGGCGTCGCCAGTGCCGAGCAGAAGGTCGCGCCTGCTTCACCCGCGCCCGCTGGGCAGGCCGTGCCCGGAGCCGCGCAGAAGGTCGCGCCGGCTTCGCCCGCCAGGCAGAAGGCCGCATCTTCCGTCCCCGCCACGCAGCCGGTGCCCGCCGCCGAGGAAGCGCCCGCCCTGAAGGCCGAGCCCGCTCTCGCGGAGCCCGCCCTGAAGCGGGAGCCCTCCGACAAGGACCGGGAGCTCACCGAGGCCTGGCAGGACCCCACCCTTGAACCCGCGGCGGAGGCGGAGCCGGACAGCCTGGGCTGGACGCTCATCCGCACCCTGCTCGTGCTGGGCGCGGTGGTGGCGTCCATCTACCTCACCCTGAACGTGGGCCTGCGCCGGCTGATGGGCCTGCAGGCGCAGTCCGCGGGCCGCCAGCCCCTGGTCTCCGTGGTGGAGCGGCTGCCGTTGGACCAGCGCCGCAGCCTCTTCGTGGTGAAGGCCGCGGACGAGTACCTGCTGGTGGGTGGCGGCGAGGCTGGCCTGCAACTGCTGTCCAAGCTGGATGCGGAGGCGGTGGAGCGCATTCGCGCTCAGCGCCCGCAGACGAACGTGGTCCCCCTGAGCCCCTTCCTCCAGAAGCTCCTCTCCCGCCGCTCCGGCGGTTCGCCCTCCCAGCCCCCCGGCGCCTGAAGACCTTCCCGTGAACACCCCGCTCTCTGCCCGCCCCCTCCTTCCGCGCATCCCGCCCTGGCTGTTCGCGGCCGCGGTCTCTCTCCATCCCTTCATCGCGCTCGCCCAGAAGAAGCGGGGCAGCGGTCCCGGCATCTCCGATGCCGTCGCCAACGAGGCGGTGAGCAGCGACTCGTTCACCTCGCGTCCGCTCATCCTCATCCTCGCGCTCGCCGCCATGGGCCTCGTGCCCTTCGCGCTGATGATGGTGACGAGCTTCGTGAAGATCTCCGTGGTGCTCTCCATCGTCCGCTCGGCGCTGGGCACCCAGCAGATTCCGCCCACCCAGGTCAT
It encodes:
- a CDS encoding FliH/SctL family protein, translated to MAIGKVIKGDGTVEPGLASERPVLRPPRAGVMNAEVFEARQGAQSILEDAQREKERILAEAQREREELLAKTRDQGRQEGLAQATEIILRAKMQAGELLGNNERDVIALALRMAEKIIGRSLEKDPDLMVELCAAAIDNLRSARAMVLRVHPKTAAVLRAKKPVLMELIGRAVDLAIKEDPEVAPVGCIVQTEFGTVDAQLPTQLEMLQNVLLPDPNGRKEGPA
- the sctN gene encoding type III secretion system ATPase SctN — its product is MAIDLAHYFDLIKEAQVVRVRGRVTELTGLIIKASVPNVRVGELVLIKTRNRTAVKAEVVGFQGDEVMLMPLGELQGIGPDSEVVPTGKPLSIKCGEGLLGRVLNGIGEPMDGSPLPDEGLIDWSVDRDCPDPFTRQRIEKPLPLGVRCIDGLLTVGEGQRVGLFAGSGVGKSTLMGQIARNTTADLCVVALIGERGREVREFIEDAMGEEGMKRSVLVCATSDQPSLVRLRAAYVATAIAEYFRERGGNVLFMLDTVTRLARAQREIGLAVGEPPARQGYPPSVFSMLPRILERTGNSLKGKCTAIYTCLVAGGDMEEPIADEVRGILDGHFILNRALGERNQWPAMDVLASLSRVMSGIVSKEHKKAAGTLRELLSTYEKQRDLILLGAYQYGTDPRTDRAIDKYDAIIDFLKQDTHSNSQFEDTVAQLIALFED
- a CDS encoding flagellar assembly protein FliH, with translation MPPYRLQVLQDMRARAKEEAEQAFAASVEALKKEKVELQRLIDELERRKRERKEKVAAYLKEVMAKGAGINGMNMMSRFEQRLKDEEAQVALEVERQREAVKVAERVMEQRRQAMADATMELKAIEKHKETWQKQVKHERQQREELSQEEIGNALFLARQRK
- a CDS encoding flagellar hook-length control protein FliK → MSRVDDDRDAARLAERIMQEKKLAEGQSKKRQEGASAFQKLMQQPSAPPGAPQTPAPPQGGLARSVLAKAMQQGKTFGEKIQQPGGEATSQAARQSETGASEARSGSRAAGAKEDKRTSETRDKDMSKAESALGQVSAEKGAAIRADADAGGGKGSGGGGKDKKEGGTEMGPGFRFNPALMAPVPVAKPKDMAGSERLRALASEIAQKIVDRIRVGTNAAGNAEFQIDLRGDVMNGLSIKVSARNGKISATFSGSNREVLKQLEEQSEGLRTALGGRGLRLEDLKFEAKT
- the sctQ gene encoding type III secretion system cytoplasmic ring protein SctQ, which codes for MSVEPDDDGPGVHERTMLVDLRELKARPERQERVERSERVERPERVERSERVERPERVERPERQERFPERPVRPERPWRPFTFRNLEKVSRAQGLLAERLRWLTPERGTLAAVGTRLKELFDAPVQLSLESVQVRPLGELRRFLGDPTFLAVLAPGALQGRAVLEVELALAHAAVDLLLGGAGEMVGLRPLTDIEEGVMGYVVLEALKVLVPALQQAVPRPRLDGVARGVDEVSARLGDDGPMLAVHLHATLGPHGGMVRLVVPAAVLEAAEPVVESAQRRARLKVDLETNASRLSAVRSWLRAEIGTAEISAQDLASLRVKDVLLVDALSARPDRGEDGTAQLRVGSGRAGRAEAEVFIENGRYRARITDIVPGEPGHPRSAGEEGAEEEEDFTNPELDVPPELEGAALDDVNKPDGSDLLGDVPLQIAVELARVPVTAQQVVGMRAGQVLELNRGPGEPVELSVNGKVVARGELVEVEGQLGVRIINLAG
- a CDS encoding FliO/MopB family protein, with the translated sequence MAVLRPSLMRLWLGAALVLTPPAVLAQAPSSAAAPATAAEPSTKGVPPDVVQAAPGAGQKAAPAVQGVASAEQKVAPASPAPAGQAVPGAAQKVAPASPARQKAASSVPATQPVPAAEEAPALKAEPALAEPALKREPSDKDRELTEAWQDPTLEPAAEAEPDSLGWTLIRTLLVLGAVVASIYLTLNVGLRRLMGLQAQSAGRQPLVSVVERLPLDQRRSLFVVKAADEYLLVGGGEAGLQLLSKLDAEAVERIRAQRPQTNVVPLSPFLQKLLSRRSGGSPSQPPGA